A portion of the Candidatus Woesearchaeota archaeon genome contains these proteins:
- a CDS encoding MBL fold metallo-hydrolase — MIEICAVSGYEEVGGNLTAVRVDDDVILLDMGINVEHFIEASEQNARSADELMHLKAIPNITLIKDWAKDVKAIIPSHAHLDHIGAIPHLEKKFDAPIMGTPFTIAVLEQIAKNEKIVLKNPCKKLRYNKKYQITKNVSVELIEITHSAPHAALIVLRTPYGNIVYGNDFKMDHSPTLGLPPDIERMKKLGEEGVKVFLIDSTRIVEEGRTESEAHAAKKVREAMLKNAEGGLIVSTFSSHIARIRTICETAQEMGREVLFMGRSLSKYLLAAKDVGLFDYEPYGELVPYKSMIRKKLKSIAKNLDKYVLLVTGHQGEPQAVLSSMIRNQLPCVIKEGDCVIFSCTVIPTEANIAQREKLDQLIMEKNISIEKDVHASGHPRQEDVAEILSYLKPELVIPSHCTPEFREEMAKFVESLGYNVKVMRDGERIVVE; from the coding sequence TGAGGCAAGTGAGCAAAACGCGCGAAGTGCTGATGAATTAATGCATCTTAAAGCAATTCCCAACATCACACTCATTAAAGATTGGGCAAAAGATGTCAAGGCAATCATTCCCTCGCACGCACATCTTGATCACATCGGTGCAATTCCCCATCTTGAAAAAAAATTTGATGCTCCCATTATGGGAACTCCTTTTACCATTGCAGTTCTTGAACAAATCGCAAAAAATGAGAAAATTGTGCTTAAAAATCCTTGTAAAAAACTTCGCTATAATAAGAAGTATCAGATTACAAAGAATGTCTCTGTTGAACTGATTGAGATTACGCATTCCGCACCTCATGCAGCTCTTATTGTCCTTCGCACACCGTATGGAAATATTGTGTATGGTAATGATTTCAAGATGGATCACTCCCCCACTCTAGGACTTCCTCCCGATATTGAGAGAATGAAAAAACTCGGAGAGGAAGGAGTTAAAGTGTTTCTGATCGACTCTACGCGTATTGTTGAGGAAGGCAGAACAGAGTCCGAGGCGCACGCTGCAAAAAAAGTGCGAGAAGCAATGCTCAAGAATGCAGAGGGCGGACTTATTGTTTCAACATTCTCTTCTCACATTGCACGTATTAGAACTATTTGTGAAACCGCTCAGGAAATGGGACGAGAAGTTCTTTTCATGGGAAGGTCTCTTTCAAAATATTTGCTTGCTGCAAAGGATGTTGGGTTGTTTGATTATGAACCCTATGGAGAGCTTGTACCGTACAAATCAATGATTCGAAAAAAACTCAAAAGTATTGCAAAGAATCTTGACAAATACGTTCTACTCGTAACAGGCCATCAAGGAGAACCACAAGCAGTTCTTTCTTCTATGATTCGTAACCAACTACCTTGTGTTATAAAAGAAGGAGATTGCGTTATTTTTTCCTGCACCGTTATTCCTACTGAGGCAAATATTGCGCAACGGGAAAAACTTGATCAGCTCATCATGGAAAAAAACATCTCTATTGAAAAAGACGTGCATGCGTCAGGTCATCCCCGTCAGGAAGACGTTGCTGAAATTCTCTCCTATCTTAAACCAGAATTAGTTATCCCTTCTCATTGCACACCAGAGTTCAGAGAAGAAATGGCCAAATTTGTTGAATCACTCGGCTACAACGTAAAAGTGATGCGAGATGGTGAAAGAATTGTGGTCGAATAG